Part of the Sodalinema gerasimenkoae IPPAS B-353 genome is shown below.
GGATTTTGGGCGGCTAAGGCGATTCAACAGGTGGCTCGGGGCGGGTTTATGTCTGGGGTTGGGGGCGATCGCTTCGCCCCGAATCTCAATCTACAACGGCTCTCGATCTGGTTGGCGTTGGTGAATGGCCAGAATTTGGGCGAGGCGGATGTCTCGAAGTTGCAGCCGTTTCAGGATGCGGGGGAGATTCCCACGGCGGCTAAACCCGCTGTGGCTATGGCCCTTAAGCGGGGGTTAGTGGTGAATTATCCTGAGGGCGATCGGCTCAACCCCAATCGGGATGCAACCCGTGGGGAAGTAGCGGTAATTCTCTATCAGGCGTTACTCGATGCGGGATTATGGGACTTCGAGGCGATCGACTCGCCCTATCTCATTCAGCCTCGGTAGGGAGACTCAGTCAGCAATTGTTAACGAAAGTTTTTCTAGGACTGGGTTTGGCAAAATTAGCGCTTTAATGGAGGTAGTGACTCTCCCGAAGCTATGGATACCTATTCAAATCAACCCAACCCACAACGAGAGGCGGTGGAGAAAAAGAGTATGGATGAGATGCTTCTGACCCTAGACCATTTGTTTGAGCGGGAAGAAGCCACGGCCAAAATTGTTTTGGCAGCGCTCTACGATATGGGAGCGGAAAATATCTACTACCGACAACTTCGCAGCCGCATACTTCGGGGTGCATTTCGACCGGTGACGAAAGTCTCTAAGCCTGTATTCTTGTTTTTTGGTTTACGCTGGTTTAAGGCAAATTGTCCATTTTTAATTGCTGATTGGCTCCGCTCGTTGGTGGAGTTTGAGAAGCAAAAAGAAGCCAAAACATCGGAGGTTGTGCAAACGTCAGAGCCATCTTTAAATGATGACCAACTTACGAAAAAGTGGGTCGTCGTTGAACGGGGAAATCAGGAAGTTGAGCGTTTATCGGGTCAGGTGCAGCTACTGACGAGTACCCTATTGATTACGGTGGCGGTCATGGGAGGAATGTTAGCCTGGCTCGGTTATGAGTTACATCTGACTCGCGCTCAGGTCAATCAGGAACCGGCGGTTACCCAGACTCGGAGTGAGGGAACTGGGGAGAAGTGAGGGGATTGACTGAGACACTCTCCTAGAGTTGTCCCTGGAGGAAGAGGACTATCACACCCAACCCAATGGCTTGGTGAAGAATGACAATCCCCCAGAAGGTTATTTGATAGGATCGTTTAACGGATTTATGGCGGAGTCGGCGCTGAGCGATGATCCCCCCTAGCCACCCCCCAGCTAGCTCACTCAAATGCAGGATATTTTCGGGGATTCTCCATTGCTTCTGTTGGGCCCGGGATTTGTCTTCAGCATAGAGTTTAAAGGTTACTAGACTCATGAGAGGATAGACAATCAATGGAGCAAAAATTCCGCTATGAGTTAAGAGTTGGAGGCTCCCCAGCAGGGGGACGATTGAGACGAGTGCAACTTGGAGCCAAGGAACGGGGGGGCGTTTGCTTTGAGAGTGTCTTAAGGGTGCGGGCGATCGGGGTGGTGTGTTCTGACTCGTCGCTCCCAAAATGGAGGCATCACACGCTCGAATTTTACCTTTTTTATGGGTGATTGAGTATTGAATTTCATCCCCAACTTTGGGACGGCGTTTCGTTTTTTTTAGGGCGGAGATGTGGATGAAGACTTGGGGTTGACTGGGATTCCCTTGGATGAATCCAAATCCTCTTTCATCATTCCACTTGATGAGTCTGCCGATTTGTAGTTTGGAGGTCAAGGGGTCACCTCAACTGTAATTGGAATGGCTTTATCGATTCATACTACCATGCAAAACTGACGTCAAGATATCAAATCAATCTTGATGATTTTGAGTTGTCCCGGTGGCTAGATAAAATAATCCAGCTAGATGCGATCGATATTTATCCGCGATTTGATCAGGGGGTTAGGCGGTGAGATCCTATCGCCCCTGAAACGCGCATCAGCGATCGCCGACGTGAACTCCCAAGCCGTAATTAACTCAATTTATGGCCACAATTGCCACAGAAGCGATCGCTCGCCTCTACGGGAGAGCCACATTGACTGCAAAACCGCCGTTGAGATCCCCCTGATTGAGATGATGCTCCCATTCGCATCTCCATATTGCCCATGCGCATTTCCATGGGATTAGTATTCATCTCCATATTGCCCATTTTCATCGGCTTCATAGGTTGCATCGGCTGCATGGGTTGCATCGGCTGCATCGGCTGTATGGGTTGCATCGGTTCCATGGGTTGCATCGGCTCTTGTGAGGAACCGGGAATCTCGGACACCTCTTGTAAGGGGATACTGCTGGCTTCGGAAAGGTTAGAACTTTGTCCTTGGATCTGAATCCAGCGATCGCCCTCTTGGGCCTGAATTTTCAGTGCAATTCCCCCAGGAGTGCGATATATCTCGGGGGGAGCAGTCCAGGCTCCGGTTTCAAAGCTATTACTCGACTGTTGTTGTTGTCCAGGACTCCCGCTGGCGGTGGTGACGACGGTTTGGCTACCGGAATTGTTCAGATAAACCGTTTGGTTGTTACCCAGGTCGCATTGATAAGCCATAGTTGCTCCTTGATGTGCTGTATCTGGGAAAAATCTCGCTTGAACGAACCCACCCTTAGTTTAACGTTGCCAGGGAGTAGCTCAGTAGGGGGTCTGTGTAACACCATGTAACGATTTTGCCCCTACCCCCTAGGCAAAATGCTGAAAGCCGGTATAACTTAATATAGCTATCTGGCGATTATCAGAAAAGACCTATGACAACGACTGTTCCCCAGCCTCAACTTGACGAACTCAAACCCGGCGTGAAGGTTCCCGCCAAGGAAACCATCCTCACCCCTCGCTTTTACGTGACGGACTTTGATAAAGTCGCGGCGATGGATTTGTCTCTGCAAGAGGAAGAAATCGACGCCATGATTGGGGAGATGCAAGCGGACTACAATCGCTATCACTTCGTACGCGATGAAGAGTTTGAGCAATCTTGGGAGCATATCGACGAACAGACCCGTGCCGCGTTTGTGGACTTCCTGGAACGCTCTTGTACCTCTGAATTTTCGGGATTTCTGCTGTTTAAGGAACTCTCCCGTAAACTCAAGGGTCGCAATCCTCGCCTAGCGGAGATTTTCTCTCTCATGGCGAGAGACGAGGCTCGTCACGCCGGATTCTTGAACAAGGCGATGAGTGACTTCAACATCCGCCTGGATTTGGGCTATTTGACCCGGAATCGCAGTTATACCTTCTTTAAGCCCGAGTGGATTATCTACGCGGTCTATCTCTCGGAGAAAATCGGCTACTGGCGTTATATTACGATTTTCCGCCATCTGGAGCAGAATCCCGATCGCCAGTTCTATCCTCTCTTCAAACGCTTCGAGAGCTGGTGTCAGGATGAAAATCGCCACGGAGATATCTTTAAGGCTCTGTTGCGATCGCAGCCAAAAATGTGGAAATCTTGGCAAGGTCGGCTCTGGTCTCGTTTCTTCCTGCTCACGGTTTTCGCCACCCACTCTCTGACGGTATTGGAGCGGGCTGATTTTTACCGTTCCCTGGGTTTAGATCCCTATGAGTTCGACAAAACCGTCGTCCGCAACACTAACGCCAGTGCGGCGCGCGCCTTCCCCGAGGTTCTGGATGTGGAGCGTCCGGAGTTTTTTGAACGGATGTATCGCTGTGCTGAACGCAACGAACAGTTAGCGGCGATTTCGGCCAGCAATGATTCTAAGTTGGCGAAATTCCTGAAAAAAGCGCCTCTGCTGTTGGGGACGATGGTGGATTTAACCCGCTTGTATTTCATGCGTCCGATTGATGCGGAAGCCTTACGGGGTGAGGTGTACTAGAGCGATAAACAGGGGGTAGGGGGAATGTATGAGTCTCCTACCCCGAACT
Proteins encoded:
- a CDS encoding cold shock and DUF1294 domain-containing protein, whose protein sequence is MTSKLQIGRLIKWNDERGFGFIQGNPSQPQVFIHISALKKTKRRPKVGDEIQYSITHKKGKIRACDASILGATSQNTPPRSPAPLRHSQSKRPPVPWLQVALVSIVPLLGSLQLLTHSGIFAPLIVYPLMSLVTFKLYAEDKSRAQQKQWRIPENILHLSELAGGWLGGIIAQRRLRHKSVKRSYQITFWGIVILHQAIGLGVIVLFLQGQL
- a CDS encoding zinc ribbon domain-containing protein; protein product: MAYQCDLGNNQTVYLNNSGSQTVVTTASGSPGQQQQSSNSFETGAWTAPPEIYRTPGGIALKIQAQEGDRWIQIQGQSSNLSEASSIPLQEVSEIPGSSQEPMQPMEPMQPIQPMQPMQPMQPMQPMKPMKMGNMEMNTNPMEMRMGNMEMRMGASSQSGGSQRRFCSQCGSPVEASDRFCGNCGHKLS
- the acsF gene encoding magnesium-protoporphyrin IX monomethyl ester (oxidative) cyclase, with the translated sequence MTTTVPQPQLDELKPGVKVPAKETILTPRFYVTDFDKVAAMDLSLQEEEIDAMIGEMQADYNRYHFVRDEEFEQSWEHIDEQTRAAFVDFLERSCTSEFSGFLLFKELSRKLKGRNPRLAEIFSLMARDEARHAGFLNKAMSDFNIRLDLGYLTRNRSYTFFKPEWIIYAVYLSEKIGYWRYITIFRHLEQNPDRQFYPLFKRFESWCQDENRHGDIFKALLRSQPKMWKSWQGRLWSRFFLLTVFATHSLTVLERADFYRSLGLDPYEFDKTVVRNTNASAARAFPEVLDVERPEFFERMYRCAERNEQLAAISASNDSKLAKFLKKAPLLLGTMVDLTRLYFMRPIDAEALRGEVY